One segment of Pyricularia oryzae 70-15 chromosome 3, whole genome shotgun sequence DNA contains the following:
- a CDS encoding Poly(3-hydroxybutyrate) depolymerase codes for MQLLQAIALLAAATTAAAASCPCTAKTPPFTPGELSADQFTPTTNRRYRVHLPKSYQQSTKTPVIFSYHGAGGTIEKQVKLDGFTDLFRNDRYIVVYLQAATPNGTDKAQWQVAPEARDIDDLGFTSDVLQILGDKVCLDKRRVYAAGKSQGGGFVGQKLACDKGLSKKFAAFAPVSGAYYILDQTKKTCEPTADVPIPCDTERTDTPILAFHGGADPTIPYRGIYRSGTRSCLPDIRHWVREWAFRDGLKGTQDNSTIQGSQNGVKSAWKDERVTLFYDGDNIPHDWPSLVENSDNAGGPTAAFNASDIILPWFERWSLP; via the coding sequence ATGCAGCTTTTACAAGCCATCGCCCTGCTCGCAGCGGCAACCACCGCAGCCGCGGCCTCGTGCCCATGCACGGCCAAAACACCGCCATTCACACCCGGCGAGCTGAGCGCGGACCAGTTCACTCCCACCACCAACAGGCGGTACCGCGTCCACCTGCCAAAGTCCTACCAGCAGTCGACCAAGACGCCGGTGATCTTTTCGTAccacggcgccggcggcacCATCGAGAAGCAGGTCAAGCTGGACGGCTTTACGGATCTTTTCCGCAACGACCGATACATCGTCGTCTACCTGCAGGCCGCGACCCCAAACGGcaccgacaaggcgcagtGGCAGGTCGCGCCCGAGGCCAGGGACATTGACGACCTGGGCTTCACAAGCGACGTGCTGCAGATACTCGGAGACAAGGTGTGCCTGGACAAGAGGCGGGTCTATGCCGCGGGAAAGTCGCAGGGCGGCGGGTTCGTAGGGCAGAAGCTGGCGTGCGACAAGgggctcagcaaaaagtTTGCCGCCTTCGCCCCCGTCAGCGGCGCCTACTACATCCTGGACCAGACCAAGAAGACGTGCGAGCCCACGGCCGACGTCCCCATCCCCTGCGACACCGAGCGCACCGACACGCCCATCCTGGCTTTCCACGGCGGCGCCGACCCGACCATCCCGTATCGTGGAATCTATCGGTCTGGGACGAGAAGCTGCCTGCCTGACATTAGGCACTGGGTGAGGGAGTGGGCGTTCAGAGACGGGCTCAAGGGCACGCAGGACAACTCCACCATCCAAGGCAGTCAGAATGGGGTCAAGAGCGCTTGGAAGGATGAGAGAGTCACGCTCTTCTACGATGGTGATAACATTCCACACGACTGGCCCAGTCTGGTTGAGAACTCTGACAATGCTGGAGGTCCCACTGCGGCCTTTAACGCATCAGACATTATTCTCCCGTGGTTTGAGAGATGGTCTCTGCCGtaa
- a CDS encoding laccase-1, whose protein sequence is MARHALALALASTCSLATALSTPQVLPRAAGPCAGNTATTRSQWCDFSIDTDYHNIVPDTGVTREYWLELAEIQAAPDGRERSGMAINGSIPGPTLFADWGDNVIVHVTNNLPASSNNGTSMHFHGIRQNYTNQNDGVTAITQCPTAPGSTVTYKWRATQYGSTWYHSHWALQAWHGMLGGLVINGPATQNYDEDLGMLFLNDWDLQTVDQLYHEAQTSGPPTLDQGLINGTNVFTSSDGTTTGHRWNTTLTAGKSYRIRLVNGAIDTHWKFSLDNHTLTVIGMDLVPIKPYTTNIVNIGMGQRYDLIVTADQASTADAFWMRAIPQSACSENDNANNIRGIVYYGQASDKVPTTTGYHYEDSCDDEDPANLVPHLAKDVGASTWADTETASVAFNEENLFRWYLNTTTMVVDWKNPTVKQVASGNTSVFEASNAVMVLDKPDEWIYLAIQNTLPVPHPIHLHGHDFQVLAQGIGEYQTGTTALNLVNPPRRDTALLPASGYVVLAFQTDNPGAWLMHCHIGWHTSEGFAMQFVERQSEMLALIDQEQLESSCAAWASYQTANKVAQEDSGI, encoded by the exons ATGGCTCGTCACGCACTCGCCCTGGCGTTGGCCTCGACTTGCAGTCTTGCAACGGCTCTTAGCACTCCCCAGGTGCTTCCTCGTGCCGCCGGTCCATGCGCCGGTAACACGGCGACCACGCGCTCTCAGTGGTGTGACTTCAGTATCGACACCGACTACCACAACATAGTCCCCGATACTGGCGTTACCCGAGAGTACTGGCTCGAGCTGGCCGAGATCCAAGCTGCCCCGGATGGCAGAGAGCGCAG CGGCATGGCCATCAACGGCAGCATACCCGGGCCCACGTTGTTCGCCGACTGGGGCGACAATGTGATTGTTCATGTCACCAACAATCTCCCTGCCTCTTCCAACAATGGTACCAGCATGCACTTCCATGGCATCCGACAGAACTACACCAATCAAAACGATGGTGTTACGGCCATCACCCAGTGTCCCACAGCTCCGGGCTCGACCGTGACTTATAAATGGCGCGCGACCCAATATGGCTCTACCTGGTACCATTCCCACTGGGCCTTGCAG GCTTGGCATGGCATGTTGGGCGGTCTCGTGATCAACGGACCGGCGACGCAAAACTACGACGAGGACCTGGGAATGCTGTTCCTCAACGACTGGGACTTGCAGACTGTGGACCAACTCTACCATGAGGCCCAGACCTCTGGTCCACCCACTCTGGACCAAGGTCTGATCAATGGCACAAACGTCTTTACGTCCAGCGATGGCACCACTACCGGCCACCGATGGAACACAACTTTGACTGCCGGTAAATCCTACCGCATCCGCTTGGTGAACGGAGCCATCGATACGCACTGGAAGTTCTCGCTTGACAACCACACCCTGACCGTCATCGGAATGGACCTGGTGCCCATCAAACCCTACACCACCAACATCGTGAACATCGGCATGGGCCAGCGGTACGACCTGATTGTGACGGCCGACCAAGCCTCCACCGCAGACGCCTTTTGGATGCGCGCGATCCCCCAGTCGGCCTGCAGCGAAAACGACAACGCCAACAACATCCGCGGCATCGTCTACTACGGTCAAGCCTCGGACAAGGTCCCGACCACGACCGGCTACCACTACGAAGACAGctgcgacgacgaggaccccGCGAACCTGGTGCCGCACTTGGCAAAGGACGTGGGCGCCAGCACCTGGGCCGACACCGAGACGGCGTCCGTGGCCTTTAACGAGGAGAACCTGTTCCGCTGGTACCTCAACACGACCACCATGGTGGTGGACTGGAAGAACCCGACGGTGAAGCAGGTGGCGTCGGGCAACACGAGCGTCTTTGAGGCGTCCAACGCCGTCATGGTGCTCGACAAACCCGACGAGTGGATCTacctggccatccaaaacaccCTGCCCGTGCCGCACCCCATCCACCTGCACGGGCACGATTTCCAGGTCCTGGCCCAGGGCATCGGCGAGTACCAGACGGGCACCACGGCGCTGAACCTCGTGAACCCGCCGCGCCGCGACACCGCCCTGCTGCCGGCGTCCGGCTACGTCGTCCTGGCCTTCCAGACCGACAacccgggcgcctggctcaTGCACTGCCACATCGGCTGGCACACGAGCGAGGGCTTCGCCATGCAGTTCGTCGAGCGCCAGAGCGAGATGCTGGCCCTCATTGACCAGGAACAGCTCGAGAGCAGCTGTGCCGCCTGGGCTTCGTACCAGACGGCCAACAAGGTTGCGCAGGAGGACTCGGGCATTTAG